A genomic region of Runella rosea contains the following coding sequences:
- a CDS encoding family 20 glycosylhydrolase, whose amino-acid sequence MKKRLLSFFFCIFFFSPILRAQSTKLDSLLPVRGFCIGAPQSKQVDAFVKFINEELASRQVNTLILRVDFNFQFESHPELRDSIALSRREVKKLVAACRKNNIQIIPQINLLGHQSWATTTYNLLRVYPEFDETPHVKMPEKYVWPNADGLYCKSYCPLHPGVHKVVFDLVDEICDVFESNAFHAGMDEVFYIGDDKCPRCSGRNKAELFAGEVNAIRNHLALKERKLWIWGDRLIDGKTTGLGEWEASMNNTHQAVDLIAKDVVICDWHYERPDQTAVYFAMKGFNVITCPWRKPKIAVAQTHDMLKFRTTATKEMKPRFFGMMQTVWSPAGSFLDEFYGIKVNEKAGENTPSNCFKTMYEEIKKVSQ is encoded by the coding sequence ATGAAAAAACGCCTTCTATCTTTCTTCTTTTGTATTTTCTTTTTTAGCCCAATTCTGCGCGCACAGTCTACCAAATTGGATAGTTTATTGCCCGTGCGGGGTTTCTGTATTGGGGCTCCGCAGTCGAAGCAAGTGGATGCTTTCGTTAAATTTATTAATGAAGAGTTGGCCTCGCGTCAAGTCAATACGCTGATTCTTCGCGTGGATTTTAATTTTCAATTTGAAAGCCACCCCGAGTTGCGGGACAGTATTGCTTTGTCGCGCCGAGAGGTGAAAAAGCTAGTGGCGGCTTGTCGGAAAAACAACATCCAGATTATTCCACAAATCAACCTGCTGGGGCACCAATCGTGGGCCACAACGACTTACAACCTGCTGAGGGTTTATCCCGAATTTGATGAAACACCGCATGTAAAAATGCCCGAAAAGTACGTGTGGCCCAATGCCGACGGTCTGTACTGCAAAAGCTACTGTCCACTGCATCCCGGAGTGCATAAAGTGGTGTTTGATTTGGTCGATGAAATCTGCGATGTTTTTGAAAGCAATGCTTTTCATGCGGGAATGGATGAAGTTTTTTACATTGGCGACGATAAATGCCCGCGTTGCAGCGGTCGCAATAAGGCAGAGTTGTTTGCGGGAGAAGTCAACGCTATTAGGAATCATTTGGCCTTGAAAGAACGAAAACTTTGGATATGGGGCGACCGCCTCATCGACGGCAAAACTACGGGGCTGGGTGAATGGGAGGCAAGTATGAATAATACCCATCAGGCGGTTGATTTGATTGCCAAGGATGTGGTCATTTGTGATTGGCATTACGAACGCCCCGACCAAACTGCGGTGTATTTTGCCATGAAAGGCTTCAATGTCATTACTTGCCCTTGGAGAAAGCCAAAAATTGCCGTGGCCCAGACCCATGACATGCTAAAATTCAGAACAACGGCCACCAAAGAAATGAAACCGCGCTTTTTTGGGATGATGCAAACCGTATGGTCGCCTGCGGGGTCGTTTTTAGATGAATTTTACGGGATAAAAGTCAACGAAAAAGCGGGTGAAAACACGCCTTCCAATTGCTTCAAAACCATGTATGAAGAAATAAAGAAAGTAAGCCAATAA
- a CDS encoding DUF5009 domain-containing protein, with the protein MQVTLKRVPSIDAFRALTMLLMIFVNDFWSLSGIPYWLQHAKADEDLLGFSDVIFPCFLFILGMAIPFAIQNRIANGDSQGLILKHIILRSIALIIMGVFTVNVPEINPEATGMRSEWFQILMVAGFFLIWNVYPKREGTQKYLFLGLQILGMVLLCYLAYIFRSGEANALVGMRPQWWGILGLIGWTYLTCAILYLFAYKSSVGLLIAGGVFTFFTIAGHAGWLKALWPSGPQDWILGNGAFHAFAMTGLLGTLLMEWLYKKNRKLQVPSIFTSIGVAMVLIGLLLRNFFIISKIQATPTWVFLCSGIAFMLFAGIYFWVDLRGKAKWFAPIKVAGTATLTCYLIPYVYYSVANLLPFHLPEALSYGVVGLLKSLIYAFVVIGIAAVLGRMNIKLKL; encoded by the coding sequence GTGCAAGTTACCCTAAAGCGAGTGCCGTCAATCGACGCATTTCGTGCCCTGACCATGCTTCTTATGATTTTTGTCAACGATTTTTGGTCATTGTCCGGAATACCGTATTGGCTCCAACACGCCAAAGCCGATGAGGATTTGCTGGGTTTTTCAGATGTGATTTTTCCGTGTTTTCTGTTTATTCTGGGGATGGCAATTCCTTTTGCCATCCAAAACCGCATCGCAAATGGAGACAGTCAAGGGCTGATTCTTAAACATATCATTTTGCGCTCCATCGCGCTGATTATCATGGGGGTTTTTACCGTTAACGTTCCCGAAATTAACCCCGAGGCAACGGGTATGCGGAGCGAATGGTTTCAGATTTTGATGGTTGCAGGCTTTTTCCTGATTTGGAATGTGTACCCGAAAAGGGAGGGCACCCAAAAGTACCTCTTTCTTGGACTACAAATCTTGGGAATGGTGCTGCTGTGTTATCTGGCGTATATTTTCAGAAGCGGTGAGGCCAATGCACTCGTAGGCATGAGGCCGCAATGGTGGGGGATTTTGGGCCTTATCGGTTGGACCTACCTGACCTGTGCCATTCTTTATTTGTTTGCTTACAAAAGCAGCGTTGGATTACTTATTGCTGGGGGTGTTTTTACTTTTTTTACGATTGCGGGTCATGCGGGGTGGTTGAAAGCCCTTTGGCCTTCGGGACCACAAGACTGGATATTGGGCAACGGTGCGTTTCATGCCTTCGCCATGACGGGCTTGCTGGGTACGCTATTGATGGAGTGGTTGTACAAAAAAAATAGAAAATTACAGGTTCCTTCTATTTTTACAAGTATTGGCGTGGCTATGGTGTTGATAGGATTATTGTTGAGAAACTTCTTTATCATTTCTAAAATTCAGGCTACACCTACGTGGGTGTTCTTGTGCAGTGGCATTGCCTTTATGTTGTTTGCTGGGATTTATTTTTGGGTTGATTTGCGGGGAAAAGCCAAGTGGTTTGCTCCCATTAAGGTCGCTGGAACCGCTACACTGACGTGTTATTTGATTCCTTACGTTTATTACAGCGTGGCTAATTTACTGCCGTTTCACCTCCCCGAAGCGCTCAGTTATGGGGTGGTGGGGCTTCTTAAGTCTTTGATTTATGCGTTTGTTGTGATTGGTATTGCGGCAGTTTTGGGAAGGATGAATATCAAATTGAAGCTATAA